The following nucleotide sequence is from Mesorhizobium sp. J8.
TCCTCGGCAAGCTCGATGACGCCCTTCATGCGCAGAAGTTTCTCGCCATGCGTCGAGCGCAGAAGATCGAGGAACATCTCTATCGCCGAGAACGGCACCGGGCCGTCATGGACGAGCGAGTGCGTGCGCACGCGCGCATCGTGGCGATGCTCATGATGATGATGGTGGTGATCATGGTCGCCGTCATGGTGGTCATGACCATGCTGATGATCATCACCATGCGCCGCCTCTTCGCCAAGCCAGCGCCGCACGTCGGCGGACTTGGTTTCAGGGTTATAGAGGCCGCAATTGAACAGCGCCGCGGCGCTGGCCTCGTCGACGTCGAGCACGACGGCGCCCGGATTGACCTGCTTCAGCCTCGCCCGCAACGCCTCGACCTCGGCCGCATCGGCAAGGTCGGTCTTGGTCAGCACGATGCGATCGGCCACCGCCGCCTGCTTCACCGCCTCGACATGGGCATCGAGCGTTGCCTCGCCATTGACGGCGTCGACCAGCGTGATGACCCCGTCGAGCCGAAAGGCCTGCACCAGCGCCGGATGCGCCATGATCGACTGCAGCACCGGCGCCGGATCGGCCAGGCCCGTCGTCTCGACGACGACACGCGCCAGTTTGGCGATACGGCCGGTCTGCAGCCGGTCGACGAGATCGGCGAGCGTGTCGACGAGATCGCCGCGCACCGTGCAGCACAAGCAGCCGTCGGAAAGCTGGATGATGCCGTCGGACGCCTGCTCGACCAAAAGATGGTCGATCGCCACCTCGCCGAACTCGTTGATGATAACCGCCGTGTCGGCAAGCGCCGGATCCTTGAGCAGCCTGTTGAGCAGCGTCGTCTTGCCGGCGCCGAGGAAGCCGGTGAGCACCGATACGGGAATGGGAAAACTGTTCATCAGCTTGGCTAGTTGGCAGCTTTGGCGGACTGGTCGCCCTGCGCCGCGGCGGCGGCCGTTCCGGTCGCCAGCGGCTCGGCGCCGGCCGGCGTCGGCCTGTCGGGCCGCCAGCTCGGCAGCGGCACATCGGCATAGTTCTGATCGGTCTGGTCGACGAATGCCTTGGGCGCCGGCCCCGTGGCGCCTCCTAGGCCGACGGCGACGAGCGTCGGGTGGTCGAGCTTCACCTGGTATGGCGACTTGGGCTTGTCCTTGGCCGCAACCTCGGGGGCCGCCTCGGACTGCTCCTCCTTCGGCTTCTTCTTGCAGATCTCGTCATGCATGTCATTGGGCGACAGTGTGTCGCCATAGGGCTTGAGCGCGGCTAGCGTGGTCGATCCCGCCGCTGGCATGTCGAAACCCTGGTCGAGCAGCTTCGCCGCCGCTTCGGCGCGGCTGATCGCCGATTTCTCGCCAAGCACCACGGCCACCAGCGTGCGCCCATTGCGCGTCGCCGAACCGATCATGTTGAATCCGGAAGAGCACACAAAGCCGGTCTTCATGCCGTCGGCGCCCGGATAGCGGCCGATCAGCAGATTGTAGTTCGGGAGCGCCTTCTTGCCGACGGCAAGGCCCTCGATCGAGAACCAGGGCGCATATTGCGGAAAATCATTGCGCAACGCCGTCACCAGCACGGCGAGGTCGCGGGCCGTCGTGTACTGCTCCGGCGAATAGAGCCCGTTTGGGTTGACGAAATGCGTGCCTGTCATGCCGAGCCGGGCCGCCTCGGCGTTCATGCGGTCGGCGAAAGCGGCTTGCGAGCCGCCGATATTCTCTCCGACGGCCATGGCAATGTCGTTTGCCGACTTGACCAGCATCATCTTCAGCGCATTGTCGAGCCGCATCACCGAGCCGGGCTTGAAGCCCATCTTGCTCGGCGGCTCGCCGGCCGAGTGCTTCGTCACCTTGATCGGCGAATCGAGCGCCACCTCGCCCGCCTGGATCGCGCGGAAGGCGACATAGGCGGTCATCAGCTTGCTGAGCGAGGCCGGGTACCAGCGCTTGAACGCATCCTGATGCTCCAGAATGGAGCCGCTCTTGAGGTCGAAAAGGACGATCGGATTGGCCCGCGCCACCCCGGCAAATACCGGAAGCGCCAGCGCGCCTGCCAGCAACAGGTTGAGGAAATGCCTTTGCCGCATGATCAAATCCGAAATCGCCTCTTGCCGTGATCGCCGCTGGGTCCGTAAGATTTCGTTACCCATCGCCAGCATAAATGCGGCTCGGCCCCTCGACCCGGACCGCATTGTTGCGGTGCTATTTACCCTATGTGACGCCAAAATGGCAAAGTTCAAGACAATCACAATTGCTGGGCATCGGCTCTGAACCGACTGCCGCCAATCAACCAAGAGATGGACCGATCATGCCGATTCTGAACCGCGCCGCGCAAATGCAGGAAGAAGTCGCCGGCTGGCGACGGCATCTGCACCAGACACCGGAACTGAATTTCGACGTGTTCCAGACCGCCGGTTTCGTCACCGAGAAGCTGAAGGCTTTCGGCTGCGACGAGGTGGTGACGGGGCTGGGCAAGACAGGCGTCGTCGGCATCATCCGCGGCCGCAAGGGCGATGGCCCGACCATCGGGCTGCGCGCCGATATGGACGCGCTGCCGATCGACGAGATCACCGGCAAGCCATGGGCCTCGACCGTGCCAGGCAAGATGCATGCCTGCGGCCATGACGGCCATACCGCGATGCTCTTGGGCGCGGCCAAATATCTTGCCGAGACGCGCAACTTCGCCGGCACCGTGGCGGTGATCTTCCAACCGGCCGAGGAAGGCGGCGGCGGCGGCAACGAGATGGTCAAGGACGGCATGATGGAACGCTTCGGCATCGAGAAAGTGTTCGGCATGCACAATATGCCGGGCCTGCCGGTCGGCCAGTTCGCCATCAAGCCCGGCCCGATCATGGCCGCGACGGCGGAATTCACCATCACCGTCAAGGGACGCGGCGGCCATGCCGCGATGCCGCACGGCACGATCGACCCGATCGTCATCGCCAGCCAGTTGGTCGGCGCGCTGCAGACCATCGCATCGCGCAGCACCGATCCGGTCGAGGCCGTGGTGGTGTCGGTGACGAAGTTCCATGCCGGCGACGCCTATAACGTCATTCCTGAAAGCGCCGAGATCGCCGGCACCGTGCGCACGCTGAAGAAGGAAGTGGCCAAGAAGTCGGAAGAGCGCATCCGCGCGCTCTGCGCCGGGCTCGCCGCTGCCTTCGGCGCCACCATCGAGGTCGATTACGACGCCAATTACCCCGTCACCTTCAACCATGCCGAAGAAACCGCGTTTGCGGGCGATGTCGCGGCCGACATCGCCGGCGACAGCCATGTCCACCGCGCCATCCAGCCGGTGATGGGCGGCGAGGATTTCTCCTATATGCTGGAAGCCCGCCCCGGCGCCTTCATCTTTATCGGCAATGGCGACTCGGCCGGCCTGCATCACCCGGCTTACGACTTCAACGACGAGGTCATCCCGCACGGCATGAGCTACTGGGTGAAGCTGGCCGAGACCGCGCTGGCCGCTTGAGCGCTGCGGGCGACGGCGGCGAGCACTCCGCCATCAGGCTTGGGCAGCTCGGCCCCACCGAGATGAGTTGCAGTCCAAGGGGAGGTCAGCATGCCCCTTGGCGAACCGGCCCGAAGCGTTTATGTGTCGGGCCGCGTGGTCCCGTAGCTCAGTAGGATAGAGCGGCAGATTCCTAATCTGTAGGTCACAGGTTCGATTCCTGTCGGGATCACCATATTTTTCAAAGGCTTGGCGAGCAGGTCGCCGCGCGCCGGGGTCAGAGCGACCCCGAAGTGAACGGCCCCGAAAGATGGTGCCTGCGCATGAGCGTGGAGAGACGGTTCGCCGCTTCGGCGAATGCTTCGCCTCCGGAAGCGATCAATGCCGCTCGTTCCTGCTCGGGCGCAGCCAGGATGCGTTCCCAAAATGCGGCTATGAGTGCGCTCGACCGGGCGAGGTCGGCGGCCACGGCCTGATCGGCGGCCAGCGCCGCCAAATCCCGAGATGTGATGCCGCCGATGCCGGGCGCGACCTTCGCTCCCATGTCGACGAAGCCCGGAGGCAGGGATCCTTTCAGATTGTGGACGCGATGCTCGGCAATGGCCGCGTAGATCTGGTCGACGGCTTGCTTGGCGCCGGCGACACGGGAGGGATGGTCGGTGTCGGCCGCGGCGTGAGGGAGCAGTTCCAGTCGCGGGCCATAGGCCTCGACCAGTCTGAGATAGGGCAGCATCGGTCCCGAAAGCGTGCCGCCGTCCTTGAACAGGTCCGCATCGATCGCCGCATGGGCAACGCGTCCTGACGCCAGCGCGCGCTCCAGCGCTGCAACATCGACCAATTCGCCGCGATCGTAGTTGATGAGCACGGCACCGCGATTGAGGAGGGAGAGGACTTCATCCCCGATCAGTCCGGCATTGGCGTGTCGTTGCCGGTCGGCATCGAAAGCCCCCAGTCCGAGATGGACCGAAAGCGCGTCGGCGCCGCGCGCCGCGTCTTCCATGGTTGCGGCATAGTCGAAGCCTTCCAGCTCGATCCATTTTTGGTGACGGGGCCGCGCATGGACGGCGACCCGCATGCCGAAGGCTTGGCCGAGCCTGGCGAATTCGCGACCGATATTGCCATAGCCGATCACGGCCAGTCTTTTGCCTTCGAGCTTCTCGGTCGGGTAATGGCGCAGGTCCTTTCCCGTGTCGAACTGCCCAGCGGCGACCAGGGCGTTGAGCCTGTCCACCGGAAGATCCGGCCTGACTTTCAGCAGCGCCTTCATGGCCATCTGCGCGGTGGCGCGACTGTTGATGCCGGGCGTGTTCATCAAGGGCGCTTCGCCGCCTTCGCCACTGCCGCCGCCCCAGGATGCCGAGCCCATATTGCCGGTGCCGGCGCCGATGCGCACGCCGCCGAGGCGGAACCTGGTCTCGGCCGGAATGAAGGTCGCGGCGGCGATGACGGCGTCGTAGCGGCCGTCGCCGGCCTCGGCCAGCAATTCGTCGCGCGTGCTCAATTGCGGCAAGTAGAAGAAATGCAGCTTGCCGGGGTCAAGCGCGCCGGCACCGGCGAGGCCTGTCTCGTGGAACACGCCACCCTTGGCTTCGATATGGGCCTTGACCTCGCTGTGGTCGGGATTGCCGTCCGCGCCGAAGCGCAGCCCGACAAAATCGCAGATCAGAATATTGGCTGATGTCATGAAGCGTCGTTTCCCTGCAGCTGTCTCCAGCTACTCCAATCCGTGATCCGATGGACCGCGCGAAACGGCATATCCGGGTCGCAAGCGAGAGATGTCCCAGGAAAACTAGAACCTGTCGGCCCTGAATGGCGACAGGTCGACCGTGGTCGGCAGTCCCGCCGCCAGCTCGGCGACGAGCTTACCGGTGACCGACCCAGCGATCAGCCCCTGATGCCCGTGGCCGAACGCATAGATGACGTTACGGGCGCGCCTTGCGCGATCGATGACGGGGATGCTGTCGGGCGTTCCCGGACGATGGCCCATCCACCGCTTCACTTCGCCCTCCCGGAATGTCCTGAACATGGGCCGAGCCTGCTTCAACAGCGTGTCGGCGCGGAACATGTTCGGCGGCGCCCGCAGGCCGGAGAACTCAACATTGCCTGCGATGCGCAAGCCCTCCTCCATCGGCGAGGCCACGAATTTGCGATCCGCGGAAATGGTCTGGATCCGCAGCCCCGTATCGGCACCCTTGACCATCACGTGATAGCCGCGCTCGGTCTCGAAAGGGATGCGATTACCGAGCTTGCGGGCGAGTTCCGCCGACCAGGCGCCCGTGGCAAGGACTGCTTGCTCGACCGCGCGGCGCTCCCCGCCTTCGAGAACGACCCCGGTCAGTTCCTGCCCGTTCAGCTCGAAATCCTTGACCCGTGCCTGGAGGAATCTGGCGCCCTGCCGCGCGGCGTTTTCCGCCAGTTTTCGCACCAACCGCCCGGGATTCGGGCACTGCCCCTGCTCCGGCAGGTAGACGGCGCTTTTGAAGATCGACGCCAGCGCAGGCTCCAGCTGCCGGATTTCGTCGGCGTCGAGGATATCGACGCGCACGCCATGCGCACGGCGCAATTCGAGGCCGTAGTTGCTTTTGCCCGGCCCATCCACGCTTTCATAGACGAAGAGCTGGCCGCGCTTTTGCAAAAGCTCCTCGCAACCCGCTTGCTTCATCAACGGCTCGTAGCATTCGAACGTGTAGCGGTGCAGCGCGCGCATCGCCGCCGAGATTTCCTCGACGCGGGACTTGCGGCTTGCCGCCAGGAAGCGCAGCAGCCACGGCAAGGCGTGCGGCAGGTAAGCCAGCCGCACGTAAAGCGGCCCCTCCGGGTCCATCAGCCATTTGGGGACGTTTTTCCAGACGCCCGGCATGGAGTTCGGAATGCAGGACCCAGGACAGATGCCGCCGGCGTTGCCGTAGGAGCACTGATCCTCGGAACCGGGCAGGGTAGGGTCGATCACCTCGACGTCGAAGCCCTGCTTAAGCAGATAGTTGGCGCTGCACACGCCGACGATGCCCGCGCCGATGACGGTCACCTTCCTGCCTGCACCATCGCGATCGCCCCGCATGCCGATAGCCCTTGCTATGCCGTTACGGCGTCAGGTCGCTGACGGAGCCGGTCCGGAACGCCGGCAGCGACCGCGACACGATCTGCTGCAGCATGCGGAAGTCCGACAGATAGGCCATGAAGCGATAGCCCATCTTGCGCATATCCACGCCATAGGCGACCGACCCGCAATGGATGCCTGGGATGACACCTGCTTCCTTGCACCTGGCGGCGATGTATTCGATCGCCTCGTAGACGGCGGGATAGCGCGGATCGAAGCCGGGCGCCTCTCCCATGGTGACGGCAAGGTCCGACGGGCCGACGAAGATCGCGTCGAGATTCGGCGTCTTGAGGATGTCCTCGAGATTCTTGACCGCCTGCTCGCTCTCGATCATCGCCATGGTGACGATGGTCTCGTTGGCGTGCTTGAAATAGTCCGGGCCTGCATAGAGCGAGGCGCGCAACGGGCCGACCGAACGGCCGCCCTTGGGGAAGTAACGACATGCCTTGACGAAGGCATCGGCCTCGTCGGCCGTGTTCACCATCGGACAGATCACGCCGTACGCTCCGGCGTCGAGCACTTTGCCGATGATTGCCGGGTCGTTCCACGGAACGCGCACGAATGGCGCTGTATCCGTCGTGGAAATGGCCTGGAGCATGGGAACCATGTCGGCGTAGTCGGTCGCGCCGTGCTGGAGATCGACGGTCAGTGCGTCCCAGCCCTGCTGCGCCATCAATTCCGCCGAGATGGTGGAAGGGATGCCCAGCCATCCCGTCACCACCTCGCCGCCGGCTGCCCAGATGTCCCTTACCTTGTTCCTGCGCATGGTCGTTCGTCCTTTCAAGCTGCGGAATTGAGGATGAGATCCGACGCCTTCTCGGCGATCGCGATCGTGGTGATGTTGGTGTTGGCGGCGATGATGGTCGGCATGATCGAGGCGTCGACCACGCGCAGTCCCTGCACGCCGCGCACGCGGCATTCGCCGTCGAGGACCGCGAGCGGATCGGCGTCGGCGCCCATCTTGCAGGTGCCCGAGACATGCCAGCCTGACCAGACCGACTGCTTGACCCAATCGGCGATCAGATCGTCGTTCCGCATCATCTGGTGCATCCGGTCAGTGGTGCCGAATTTGCGCTTGAGCAATGCCTCGCGGAAGAACGGCAGATAGTCGAAAGCATAGGCGGCACTGGCCGTCTTGATCCAGTTCGAGGCCTTGCGCACGCTGAGCGCCCGCGCCTCGTCGCTGTAGCCGGCCAGGAACCAGGTGTTGACATGAGCCTGGACGTCCGGGGTCGTCATGATGCGGTAAATGCGCTTGAAGCCATCCACCAGACGCATGAGGTCACGGCCATCGGAGGCCATGTTGAGATCGACGACCGGCTCGTCTGTCTGGTTCGGCGACCTCAGCGTCACCGTGCCGCGCGAATAGGACTTGTTCACGCAGACATTGAGCGCGCCCATCGCCTTGCCCAGCGGATGCCAGCCGGCGCGGTTGACCGGCATCAGCAGCATGTCGCCCGGATGGCAGCCATCCAGGTTGGACGAATAGCGCACGCCGAGGAAGATGTGCCTGCGCTGGCCAGGCCGCAGCCGGGCCGATTTCTTGAAATGGGCGCCGACCGCGATGTGCGGATGGTCGGTCAGGTTCTCGCCGACGCCGGGCAGGTCGGCCACGATCGGGATTCCGAGCCTCGCCAACTGTCCTGCCGGGCCGATGCCGGCGCGCATGAGGATCGCCGGCGAATGCAGCGCACCGGCGGCGACGATCACTTCGCGGGCGCGATAAGTCCTGGTCTCGCCGCCAATCGTGACGGTCGCGCCGACGATGCGCGTGCCTTCGCTTACCAGCCCCTCGACGAAGGCGTTGGCAAAGATATGCAGGTTCTTCCTGGCGCGCGCCTTGCTGTGGAGATAGCCGACCGCCGTCGAGACGCGACGATCGTTCTCGTTGGACAGCGGCAGGGGAAAGGAGCCGTCCTCGAAGCTCCCATTGTAGTCGGGCCGATAGGGATAGTCCTGTTCGGTTGCCTTCAGGACCGATTTCGTGAAGCCTGCCCATTCCGGCGGGAACACGCGGCGGATGGGGATGTTGCCGGCCTTGTTGTGCAGTTCGCCGCCGAAGTCGAGGTCGCGCTCGAGCTTCTTCAGGTAGGGAAGCATGCCTTCCCACCCCCAGCCTTTCAGGCCAAGGCTCTCCCATTCGTCATAGTCATGGGGAAGGCCCCGCACGGCGAACTGGCCGTTGATGCTGGAGCCGCCGCCCATGACCTTGGCCTGCTCGAGCTTGGCGGTCTTGGCCGGCTGCGTATTCAGCTTCGGGGAGCGGTTGTAGACCCTGAGTTCGGTCCAATGATATTTCGGATCGAAATAGGAGAGCCCGGGATAGCTGTCGGCGATGATGTCGGGAACACCATCCGGCGGCGTGTCCGGACCCGCCTCGAACAGCGCAACCTGTTTGGTCCCGTCTTCCGAAAGCCGGCTGGCGAGCACGGCCCCCGCGGAGCCGCCGCCGACGATAATGTAATCGAATTGCATGGTATGGCTCGTTTCAGGCGTAGTTGACCCAGACGGCTTTTTGCCTGGTGAATTCCTCGAACCCTGCCCGGCCCATGTCCTTGCCGAATCCGGACCCCTTGTAGCCGCCGGCGGTGTAGGTGAATTCGGGGCTGCGGCCGTGCTGGTTCACCCAGACCATGCCGGCCTCGATGCCGTCGGCCGCCTTCAGCGCCTTCTTCACATCGCAAGTATGGACGCTCGCGGAAAGCCCGTAGGTCGGATGGGCGGCAAGAGCTATGCCCTCTTCAAGTTCGGTGAAGGTGCCGACCGTCGCGACGGGTCCGAAGAATTCGTCGCGGAAGCCGACATTGTCATGGTCGACGTTCT
It contains:
- a CDS encoding CobW family GTP-binding protein, whose product is MNSFPIPVSVLTGFLGAGKTTLLNRLLKDPALADTAVIINEFGEVAIDHLLVEQASDGIIQLSDGCLCCTVRGDLVDTLADLVDRLQTGRIAKLARVVVETTGLADPAPVLQSIMAHPALVQAFRLDGVITLVDAVNGEATLDAHVEAVKQAAVADRIVLTKTDLADAAEVEALRARLKQVNPGAVVLDVDEASAAALFNCGLYNPETKSADVRRWLGEEAAHGDDHQHGHDHHDGDHDHHHHHHEHRHDARVRTHSLVHDGPVPFSAIEMFLDLLRSTHGEKLLRMKGVIELAEDPSRPLVVHGVQKILHPPARLPAWPDGQRGTRLVLITLDMPQDYIQRLFAAFTNKPSIDTPDRTALEANPLAIAGL
- a CDS encoding D-alanyl-D-alanine carboxypeptidase family protein encodes the protein MRQRHFLNLLLAGALALPVFAGVARANPIVLFDLKSGSILEHQDAFKRWYPASLSKLMTAYVAFRAIQAGEVALDSPIKVTKHSAGEPPSKMGFKPGSVMRLDNALKMMLVKSANDIAMAVGENIGGSQAAFADRMNAEAARLGMTGTHFVNPNGLYSPEQYTTARDLAVLVTALRNDFPQYAPWFSIEGLAVGKKALPNYNLLIGRYPGADGMKTGFVCSSGFNMIGSATRNGRTLVAVVLGEKSAISRAEAAAKLLDQGFDMPAAGSTTLAALKPYGDTLSPNDMHDEICKKKPKEEQSEAAPEVAAKDKPKSPYQVKLDHPTLVAVGLGGATGPAPKAFVDQTDQNYADVPLPSWRPDRPTPAGAEPLATGTAAAAAQGDQSAKAAN
- a CDS encoding M20 aminoacylase family protein, translated to MPILNRAAQMQEEVAGWRRHLHQTPELNFDVFQTAGFVTEKLKAFGCDEVVTGLGKTGVVGIIRGRKGDGPTIGLRADMDALPIDEITGKPWASTVPGKMHACGHDGHTAMLLGAAKYLAETRNFAGTVAVIFQPAEEGGGGGNEMVKDGMMERFGIEKVFGMHNMPGLPVGQFAIKPGPIMAATAEFTITVKGRGGHAAMPHGTIDPIVIASQLVGALQTIASRSTDPVEAVVVSVTKFHAGDAYNVIPESAEIAGTVRTLKKEVAKKSEERIRALCAGLAAAFGATIEVDYDANYPVTFNHAEETAFAGDVAADIAGDSHVHRAIQPVMGGEDFSYMLEARPGAFIFIGNGDSAGLHHPAYDFNDEVIPHGMSYWVKLAETALAA
- a CDS encoding NAD(P)-dependent oxidoreductase; the encoded protein is MTSANILICDFVGLRFGADGNPDHSEVKAHIEAKGGVFHETGLAGAGALDPGKLHFFYLPQLSTRDELLAEAGDGRYDAVIAAATFIPAETRFRLGGVRIGAGTGNMGSASWGGGSGEGGEAPLMNTPGINSRATAQMAMKALLKVRPDLPVDRLNALVAAGQFDTGKDLRHYPTEKLEGKRLAVIGYGNIGREFARLGQAFGMRVAVHARPRHQKWIELEGFDYAATMEDAARGADALSVHLGLGAFDADRQRHANAGLIGDEVLSLLNRGAVLINYDRGELVDVAALERALASGRVAHAAIDADLFKDGGTLSGPMLPYLRLVEAYGPRLELLPHAAADTDHPSRVAGAKQAVDQIYAAIAEHRVHNLKGSLPPGFVDMGAKVAPGIGGITSRDLAALAADQAVAADLARSSALIAAFWERILAAPEQERAALIASGGEAFAEAANRLSTLMRRHHLSGPFTSGSL
- a CDS encoding NAD(P)/FAD-dependent oxidoreductase, whose product is MTVIGAGIVGVCSANYLLKQGFDVEVIDPTLPGSEDQCSYGNAGGICPGSCIPNSMPGVWKNVPKWLMDPEGPLYVRLAYLPHALPWLLRFLAASRKSRVEEISAAMRALHRYTFECYEPLMKQAGCEELLQKRGQLFVYESVDGPGKSNYGLELRRAHGVRVDILDADEIRQLEPALASIFKSAVYLPEQGQCPNPGRLVRKLAENAARQGARFLQARVKDFELNGQELTGVVLEGGERRAVEQAVLATGAWSAELARKLGNRIPFETERGYHVMVKGADTGLRIQTISADRKFVASPMEEGLRIAGNVEFSGLRAPPNMFRADTLLKQARPMFRTFREGEVKRWMGHRPGTPDSIPVIDRARRARNVIYAFGHGHQGLIAGSVTGKLVAELAAGLPTTVDLSPFRADRF
- a CDS encoding HpcH/HpaI aldolase family protein is translated as MRRNKVRDIWAAGGEVVTGWLGIPSTISAELMAQQGWDALTVDLQHGATDYADMVPMLQAISTTDTAPFVRVPWNDPAIIGKVLDAGAYGVICPMVNTADEADAFVKACRYFPKGGRSVGPLRASLYAGPDYFKHANETIVTMAMIESEQAVKNLEDILKTPNLDAIFVGPSDLAVTMGEAPGFDPRYPAVYEAIEYIAARCKEAGVIPGIHCGSVAYGVDMRKMGYRFMAYLSDFRMLQQIVSRSLPAFRTGSVSDLTP
- a CDS encoding GMC family oxidoreductase, coding for MQFDYIIVGGGSAGAVLASRLSEDGTKQVALFEAGPDTPPDGVPDIIADSYPGLSYFDPKYHWTELRVYNRSPKLNTQPAKTAKLEQAKVMGGGSSINGQFAVRGLPHDYDEWESLGLKGWGWEGMLPYLKKLERDLDFGGELHNKAGNIPIRRVFPPEWAGFTKSVLKATEQDYPYRPDYNGSFEDGSFPLPLSNENDRRVSTAVGYLHSKARARKNLHIFANAFVEGLVSEGTRIVGATVTIGGETRTYRAREVIVAAGALHSPAILMRAGIGPAGQLARLGIPIVADLPGVGENLTDHPHIAVGAHFKKSARLRPGQRRHIFLGVRYSSNLDGCHPGDMLLMPVNRAGWHPLGKAMGALNVCVNKSYSRGTVTLRSPNQTDEPVVDLNMASDGRDLMRLVDGFKRIYRIMTTPDVQAHVNTWFLAGYSDEARALSVRKASNWIKTASAAYAFDYLPFFREALLKRKFGTTDRMHQMMRNDDLIADWVKQSVWSGWHVSGTCKMGADADPLAVLDGECRVRGVQGLRVVDASIMPTIIAANTNITTIAIAEKASDLILNSAA